In Ornithorhynchus anatinus isolate Pmale09 chromosome 17, mOrnAna1.pri.v4, whole genome shotgun sequence, the following proteins share a genomic window:
- the C17H3orf85 gene encoding uncharacterized protein C3orf85 homolog — translation MLSLPFRIMAREMIQVALWAALLIGVRGAPLFAEDSDNQFLQLKRQMFSQDTWDPILSRSSWGYSLAKPVSEFWETVSSSTLGYLTLDFSSMNPSTSRDHITS, via the exons ATGCTCTCTCTCCCATTCAGGATCATGGCCAGGGAAATGATTCAAGTGGCACTCTGGGCAGCGCTGCTTATCG GCGTGCGTGGAGCCCCACTCTTCGCAGAAGACTCCGACAATCAGTTCCTGCAGCTCAAAAGACAGATGTTTTCTCAGGACACCTGGGACCCGATTCTCAGCCGGAGTTCATGGGGATACAGCTTGGCCAAACCG GTCAGTGAATTCTGGGAAACTGTGAGCAGTAGCACTCTGGGCTACCTGACCCTGGACTTTTCCTCCATGAATCCTTCAACTTCCAG GGACCACATTACCTCTTAA